From the genome of Phyllostomus discolor isolate MPI-MPIP mPhyDis1 chromosome 12, mPhyDis1.pri.v3, whole genome shotgun sequence, one region includes:
- the NPAS1 gene encoding neuronal PAS domain-containing protein 1: MAAPYPGGGGRGEVRYGAGRGGSVPWDFLPGLMVKAAPGPCLLAQRKEKSRNAARSRRGKENLEFFELAKLLPLPGAISSQLDKASIVRLCVTYLRLRRFAALGAPPWGLRAAGPPAGLAPGRRGPVALVSEVFEQHLGGHILQSLDGFVFALNQEGKFLYISETVSIYLGLSQVELTGSSVFDYIHPGDHSEVLEQLGLRTRTPGPPTPPSIPSSSSSSSSSSSLADTPEIEASPTEVAPSSGVQERSFFIRMKSTLTKRGLHVKASGYKVIHVTGRLRARALGLVALGHTLPPAPLAELPLHGHTIVFRLSLGLTILACESRVSDHMDLGPSELVGRSCYQFVHGQDAARIRQSHLDLLDKGQVMTGYYRWLQRAGGFVWLQSVATVAVNGKSPGERHVLWVSYVLSHPEGGQTPLDAFQLPAGTAREDTSSPEPEPTDPVPPVQGKQAAPPDKDEAPQAQGKGIKVEPGWGGTKDAEDSGDEEPTGHPAPPRREFTSVIRTGALKQDLVRPWGLVSPGDPPPSLLHAGFLPPVMRGLCTPSTIRYGPTELGLMYPHLQRLGPGPAFPEAFYPPLGLPYPGPTGTRVQRKGD, encoded by the exons ATGGCGGCCCCCTATCCCGGCGGGGGCGGCAGAGGAGAGGTCAGATACGGGGCCGGTCGTGGTGGCAGCGTCCCGTGGGACTTTTTGCCCGGGCTCATGGTCAAGGCCGCGCCCGGACCCTG CCTACTGGCTCAGCGCAAGGAGAAGTCCCGGAACGCGGCGCGCTCGCGGCGCGGGAAAGAGAACCTGGAGTTCTTCGAGCTGGCCAAGCTGCTCCCGCTGCCCGGAGCCATCTCGAGCCAGCTAGACAAGGCGTCCATCGTGAGGCTCTGCGTCACCTACCTCCGCCTGCGCCGCTTCGCCGCGCTCGGGGCGCCGCCCTGGGGGCTGCGAGCCGCCGGGCCCCCCGCCGGCCTCG ccccaggccgcaGGGGCCCCGTGGCACTGGTCTCCGAAGTCTTCGAGCAGCACCTGGGAGGACACATCTTGCAG TCCCTGGATGGCTTTGTATTTGCCTTGAACCAGGAGGGGAAGTTCCTCTACATCTCAGAGACCGTCTCCATTTATCTGGGCCTCTCACAG GTGGAGCTTACGGGCAGCAGCGTCTTCGACTACATCCATCCTGGGGACCACTCAGAGGTGCTGGAGCAACTGGGGCTGCGGACCCGGACCCCGGggccccccactccaccctccatcccttcctcttcctcctcctcctcatcttcctcctcgCTTGCTGATACCCCTGAGATCG AGGCCAGCCCCACCGAGGTGGCCCCCTCCTCTGGGGTCCAGGAGCGCTCCTTCTTCATTCGCATGAAATCCACGCTCACCAAACGGGGTCTGCATGTCAAGGCCTCGGGGTACAAG GTCATACACGTGACCGGTCGCCTCCGGGCACGTGCACTGGGCCTTGTGGCCCTTGGCCACacgctgcccccagcccccctggCTGAGCTGCCGCTGCATGGACACACGATCGTCTTCCGCCTCAGCCTGGGCCTCACCATCCTGGCTTGTGAGAGCAG AGTCAGTGACCACATGGACCTGGGGCCCTCGGAGCTGGTGGGCCGCAGTTGCTACCAGTTTGTCCACGGACAGGACGCGGCCAGGATCCGCCAAAGCCACCTGGACC TGCTGGACAAGGGCCAGGTGATGACCGGGTACTACCGCTGGCTGCAGCGTGCCGGGGGCTTCGTGTGGCTGCAATCCGTGGCCACGGTGGCTGTGAACGGGAAGAGCCCTGGGGAGCGCCACGTGCTCTGGGTCAGCTACGTGCTCAG CCACCCTGAGGGCGGCCAGACACCTCTGGACGCCTTCCAGCTGCCAGCTGGCACGGCCCGTGAGGACACGTCCAGCCCAGAGCCGGAACCCACAG ACCCAGTGCCTCCGGTGCAAGGGAAGCAGGCTGCCCCCCCGGACAAGGACGaggccccccaggcccagggcaaaGGCATCAAAGTAGAGCCTGGCTGGGGGGGGACGAAAGACGCAGAGGACAGTGGGGACGAGGAGCCGACTGGCCACCCAGCCCCACCGCGGCGCGAGTTCACGTCGGTCATCCGGACAGGGGCCCTGAAGCAGGACCTCGTGCGGCCCTGGGGCCTCGTGTCTCCCGGGGACCCCCCACCCTCTCTGCTCCATGCAGGCTTCCTGCCTCCTGTCATGCGGGGCCTGTGCACACCCAGCACCATCCGCTACGGCCCCACGGAGCTGGGCCTCATGTACCCGCACCTGCAGAGGCTGGGCCCGGGGCCCGCCTTCCCAGAGGCCTTCTACCCACCTCTGGGCCTGCCCTACCCAGGGCCCACAGGCACCAGGGTGCAGCGGAAGGGGGACTGA
- the TMEM160 gene encoding transmembrane protein 160, with product MGGGWWWARAARLARLRFRGALLPPPRPRSGGARGSFAPGHGPRAVASPPPVSELDRADAWLLRKAHETAFLSWFRNGLLASGIGVISFMQSDMGREAAYGFFLLGGLCVVWGGASYVVGLAALRGPMQLSLGGAAAGVGAVLAAGLLWACAVGLYMGQLELDVELVPEDDGTATAEGPDEAGRPPPE from the exons ATGGGAGGCGGCTGGTGGTGGGCTCGGGCCGCCCGCCTGGCCCGACTACGCTTCCGGGGGGCGCTGCTGCCGCCTCCGCGGCCCCGGAGCGGGGGCGCCCGGGGGTCTTTCGCCCCGGGCCACGGCCCCCGCGCCGTGGCTTCGCCGCCTCCCGTGTCCGAACTGGACCGCGCGGACGCCTGGCTCCTCCGGAAGGCGCATGAGACAG CCTTCTTGTCCTGGTTTCGAAATGGCCTCCTGGCATCTGGCATCGGGGTCATCTCCTTCATGCAGAGTGACATGGGTCGGGAAGCTGCCTATG GCTTCTTCCTGCTGGGCGGCCTGTGCGTGGTGTGGGGTGGTGCCTCCTACGTGGTGGGCTTGGCCGCGCTGCGGGGGCCCATGCAGCTCTCGCTGGGGGGCGCAGCCGCAGGTGTGGGCGCCGTGCTGGCCGCTGGCCTGCTCTGGGCATGTGCTGTCGGCCTCTACATGGGCCAGCTGGAGCTGGACGTGGAACTGGTGCCGGAGGATGATGGGACAGCCACCGCAGAAGGCCCCGACGAAGCTGGCCGGCCACCGCCCGAGTGA